In Deinococcus psychrotolerans, the genomic window TTGTGGGCCTGCTGCTGACTTTTCTCAAAGTGCCGTGGGGTTGGAGCATCGGTATTGAGGCTCTCACCCTGTTGAGCTTGATTACCACCATCACACGCTCCTCCTATCTGCGGCATCGCCATGAATTTGATCACTACCCACTCAAGCGGGCTGATCCGTGTAAAAGCTAGCCTGATTCTCAGAGCCACCAACCACCAAATCCCACCCTTAGCCCGCCTCTGCGCGGGCTTCTGCTTTGCCGCGCTCGGGTGTCAGGGGCGCGGCGAGACTTTAAGCATGTCGGAGGCCACTTGAAACTTACTTTTCTGCTGCTCGTGCCAGCGCTGATCGGCGGGGCGCTGCTCACTCAGACCACGCCTTGCACGCTCACTGTGACGCCGGATGAGGTACGCGGCGCGGCCTACCATGTGCGCTTTACCGTTGCGGCGTCCTGCTCTGCCGACACGGTGTTCAGGGTTCGCAAGTCCTCGACCATCAGCACCAAGCGGAGGGGCGCACCGTACCAACCCATCAAGCCTTTGACTGGGGCGTGGGAGATCAGCAAGACCAAAACCACGCTGCCGACAGGTGAGCTGTGGACTTCAATCCTCTGGCGCTGGGAGCAGTTCGACCCCAGCCAACTGAACACCGTCACGGGCGAGGCGGGCCGCTGGCGGGGCGTGCCTGTGGAGCGTGGGCCATGAGCGATCTTGATACCGCTCAGCGCCTCAGCAACATTGAGAACAACATCAACGCCGCCGCTCGGACACTTGAAAAACTTGACAGGGCCGTAAGTGGTGATCCCGAAAGCGGTACTGAGTCTATGCGGAAAACCATCCAGCAACTCAGCTTGCGGCTTGAAGTGATGGAGAAGACGGCTGAGCTGCAAGCGGCACGGTTTGGCGTGGTGATGCTGCTGTTCAAGTGGCTCGGCGGCACGTCGCTTATCACTGTGCTGACCGCTGTTGGGTTGGTTCTCAAGTTCGCCGGGGTGAAGCCATGAACGCGCAATTCGCTCATATCATGCCGCGCTGGGTGAAGCCCTTTCTGTGGGTGCTGGGAACGTGTGTAGCGCTGTTGCTCGGCTTGCTTGCTGTCCAGCTCTGGGGGAGCTTGCAGCGGCCTTCGCCTTTCACTTACTCGGCCGATGTGTACCTGCCCAGTAAGGCAGACATGTGCCCCGGTGAGACGGTGACGTGGCAATCTCAGCTCACCGTCAACAAGACACCGACGCTGCTGATGGTGGTTCGCACCCTCTGGGACGCCTCAGAAGACAAGAGCCTGACGCCAGAGGTGCAGCCGAAATACTTCATCTGGACGAACGCGCAGCAAGGCAAAACCATTACGAGCGGCTTTGGCAGGTACAAGCTGCCCGCCGATCTGGAGCCGGGGTTCTACGAGGTTCGTAGCGCGGCCACATCGCTCAACTCGGATGCAGCAGCCTACCGGGTGCCGTTCGTCATACCGGAGAGCTGCTTTAAGGGAGGCAAGAAGTGAACGGATTTAACGAGGCGTTTGAAATCGTCATCGGCCATGAAGGCGGTTTGAGCCTTGACCCACGCGACAGAGGAAATTGGTCTGATGGTGCATTCGGCCAAAAGGGTGGGATTCTCAAGGGCACAAAGTACGGTGTGGCGGCACACGCTTACCCGACGCTTGACATTCGTAACCTCACGCTTGCCGACGCTCGCGCCATCTATAAACAGAACTACTGGGACAGAGCGGCCTGTGACCATCTTCCGGCTCCGCTTGCCCTAGTGGTCTTTGACACCGCCATCAACAGCGGCGTTTCGCGTGCGCTGGGCTTTCTCGCGCAAACAAAAGACTGGCGGCGGTACTTGGATTTGCGCTTGCAATTCTTGCAGAGCCTCAGCTCTTGGAAAACATTCGGACGAGGTTGGACACGGCGGGTCGACACGCTCAGAACTCAGGCGCAGCAGTGGCAGGATGCCGCAGCCACCCCCATTACGCGGCCCTCGGCACCTGCGCCCCCTGTCCTCTACCTCTACTCGCAGAATCGTGACCCAAACGGCACGCTGCGCCCGGACTGGACGAGCATCGCCGTTGATGCCGAGGGCCGGGTGCTGCTGGGAGCCGACAAGCGCCCGCGCACCGTCTACATGCCACCTGAACTCGCGGCGGCGAAGGGGTTGAAATGACCGAACTTCTCTTGCCCTACCTTGGCCAACTTGGACTGGCAGGCATCGTGTTCGTGCTGCTGCTGGCCTCCGCCCAGCTCGGGCTGACTCAGTTCTTCAAAGTGCTCGCGCAGACTATCCTCAAGAACAGCAAATACGACTTCACTGGCCTCTGGGTGTTGGGCCTCTCGCTGGTGCTGGGCGGCATTCTCGGCGGCGTGATGCTGGCTCAAGTCGCTCCGGCGCTGGGCATTCGAGCGCCGGAGCCGTGGGGCGGCGTGCTGGCGGGCGTGGTGCTGGCCGCAGTGGTGAGCGGCTTGGTGAGCTACCAGCAGCAGCGCACGGCAGAGAAGGCCCTAAGCAAAGTAGACGCGGTGACGGCAGTGCTGGGCCAGCTTGCCGCGCAGCAGCCGACGCCAATTGCCAGCCCCTTGCCTGCTGCCCTTCCTGACCCGCTGCCGGAAACCTTGACACCGATCACGCCGGAGGAAGCTAGTCACATGACCCGCACCGATTGGGCCGCTGTGGTTGGTGACGACGCGCCACTTGTACAGGAGGCTCCATGAAAAAGAATCTGATGTTGCTGGCTCTCGCTGGAATCTTCTCCCTCGCCGCCTGCTCACCACCATCCGTCCCGGCTGCACAAGTTCAGCAGCTCACCGACTTGGCTCCGGTCATCGTCAAGGCCGCTGAGCCTGCGCCGCTCACTCCACCACTCTTCCCTGCGCAGCCGCCCGTGACATTCGGTGGGCCGGAGCAGAGCTGGCTTGAAGTCACCACCTACCAGGCCGAGCAGCCACTCACCGGCGATTCCTGCACAGCCACCGCTTCTAGACTCGACACCGGCCAGGTGAGCGTGATCTCGGTGGGCTGCGCGGGTGTCAGTTTCGCCACGGTGCATGTGATTGAGGCCAGCGGGCGGGATACGCCGCAGCTCGTGGGGCCGCAGAACTTGGTCATCACCCAGCGGGCGCAAGGCGTGAAGATTGCTGAGCCGACCTTCAGGGTGCTGATTGAGGGCAAGCAGATCTGGCCGAAGTAAACGCCACAAGTCCGCAACGAGAAAGCCCCCTGCACTACCGCAAACGCGGGCGCAGGGGGCTTTCCAGTCAGCTAGCTCAGCTAACCTGCGAGCTTCTGTACTCCTCAAGTTGCTGAGCTACATACGCTTGTGTAACCTCGAAGAAGTAGCAAAAGAAGTCCCCGTTTTGGCCGAGTGCCGAGAGTAAGTGCGTTTTCGGTTGGTATAAGATTTTCCACATTCAGCATAGGCAGGATGTTCCCTCTTGTCAGGAAAGAGTACGCGAGGGTTTCGTAGCGTACGTCCATGACCTCCCCCCATGACCTCCGTCCCGCCGCTTGGTTTTCGGTGGGCTTACTGGTGGCCGAAGATGACGCCGGGCGCGTAAGTCTTGGTGACATTGAAGGCTTCTGGAATGATCTCACCGACATCCTCGAAAAGCGTCATCTGCGACTCTCTGGAACACAGATAACGCCGATCACTCAGGAGGAGTTTCAGAGCTCTGATCTGGCCGGTATCCTCAAAGCCCGGACACCTTGGCCAGATCCGCTATGACCCGCCACTGAGGGAGTCCTGCCGCTGTGCGATGAACTTCACGCCGCCCACCCGCCGACCATCAGGCCCATCTGTCCGTAGGCGTACTCGCGCACCTGATCACGCTCAGCGGTGCTCAGGGCGGCGAGGCTGCTCAAGGGACGGCCTTAATCATCCGACACAAGCACCGGACATCCGACATAGGAGGCTCCGATCTTCCGACACAAAAGTTATCCACAGGGCTGCGTTAAGCCTGTGGATAACTCTTTTTTAACTGTATATCCTTCTGCATAACACTCTGATCGCTACACGCTGCGCTACAAAAGCAAAAAACGCACTCCTTAGAGTGCGTCTACGTTGGTGGGCGGTGAGGGACTTGAACCCCCGACCCGTCGCGTGTAAAGCGAAAGCTCTACCACTGAGCTAACCGCCCGGTTCCCGTTGCTGCAATCACGCACTCAAACAGGCAAGGGGTAGTTTAAGGGCCAGCGGCGGTCAGGTCAAGCGTTTATCTGGCCTGCGCCGCCAATTCGTCGAGGTAAGTTTTGTCTTCCACGCGCCGCACCTGCTTGCCGAGCAGCGCAGACACAATGGCCAGCACCGCTACCACACCGAAAACTACCACCACCGGCCCCGGCACGAAGCGGGCTGACAAAACGCTGAACACGACCACCCCCAGCGGAATAGACGACTGCCCCACCACCCGCCGCACGCTGAAGACACGCCCCTGCAACTCACGCGGCACCTGCGACATCCAAATGGCCGCCGAGTGCGCTCCGCCCAGCGGATAGGACAGCCCGAAGATCAGCAGCGCCGCGCAGGTCAGCGGCAGTGAGCGCGATAAGCCCATCGTTAAAACGGCCAGCGACTGAACCAGCAGCGGAATCAGCAGACCAAAAATGCGGTTGCGCTTGAGGCCGCCCCAACTGCTGATGATCAGGCCGCCGAGCAGCGTACCCACGCCGGTCACGGTGGTCATGATGGCGTACCCCGATTCAAAGCTCAGCCCGCGCTGGACAAAGTCGGCGTCAAGGTTAAAGCGGGCCAGCAAGGTTTCGTAAAGATTGACGCCCGCCAAAGCAAAGTTGGTCACGCCCACCAGTAGCACCAGCAGCAGCATCGGGCGGCGGCGGCTGATGTAGTGCCAGCCCAGCTTGAAATCTGCTCGGAAATCAGTCTTTGCGCCGGGAGCGGGGCGCTCCTGTGGACTGGGGATGTGGAGCCAGAAAAGAACGAGAGCCGCCACCACAAAGCTGAGCGTGTCGAGCACCATCACCAGTCCGGTGCCGTTGCCCAGTCCCCACAAGCCGCCACTGAGATGTTGCGGAAACGCGATAATCAGCGCCGCCAGCGCGGGCGCGAGAATAGCCCCAGCGCTGTAGCTCGTCTGCATCAGGCCGTTGGCGCGGGCCAGTTGCGATTCGGGCAGCAGCATGGCGTAGCTGGCTTCAAACGCGCTTTCGTGAAACACTGCCGCAACCCGCCCCAGCAGCACGCCCAGCAGCAGCAGCGGCACATTCAGCGAACCGCTCCAAACCACCAGTGTAACCATCAAGGCCACCAAAGCGCTGACCGAGTCGCAAATCAGCATGATGCTGCGCCGGCTGTAGCGGTCGGTGAGAGAACCGGCGAGGGGAGCCAAGACGATTTGCGGCCCGGAAGTGAGCAGGCCCAGTGCCCCGACCATCAGCGCGAGTTGCGGGCGCTGCGAGTCGGCAGCGTAGACCACAGTGGTGAAATAGATAGTGATGGCAAACCAAGCGACATTGGTGGCCAATAAACTGAGCGACTGCGACGCCCACAATGTAAGGAAAGTGCGCCAGCCTCTCGGCGGCGCGAGCTCAGGGGTACCAGTTATCATGCTGAACAGCAGTATAATCAAAAGTCTGTACTCAGAAAAGCGAGTCTCTGTATGACGCTTGGGTTTTGCCGCATGATTGTGCGTGCAGCCCCATTTGTGTCGTGGTGGCTTTTATAGCCAGTCAAATACCGACCGAAGCTCCAACGGGTCGACAAGTACAGCCTTCAAGCCGTATGGGTGCAGCCACCTAAGCTTAGATCTACGCTCTTCCGGAATCAGACACGGGGCATGTCGGCTTGCGGGCACTGTAAGCCGGAGGAAACGAAAAAGGGCCACCTCATTTCTGAAATGGCCCTTTATAAAAAGAATTTGTTTAGTGCGTGCCGCGCTGACTGGCCAGAGCGCCGCTGCCGCGCACCTGCGACAAATCCACCGCGCCGCTGCGCTTGAGGATGTTCAGGGCTTCGTCGGACTTGCTACCGCGCTCGCTCCGGGCCACCACCAGCACGTGACCGGAACGGATGCCCGCGTCGTAAGCCTCAGCGTCGGCAGCAGGGATGCCGAATTGCCGCAGCAACTTGACGTAATCGCCGTGATCGGTTCCGGCCAGCGCTCCGAAGATGCCGCCCATGCCGCCGCCGCCCAATACCCCGAACAGCGCCGTATACGCGCCGCCCATCGAGTAGATTCGGGTTTCGGGAAACACCCAGATGAGAAACCAGACGGGCAAGGCAATGGCCAGACCCGCCAAGATGCCTATACCCGTGCCGCGCAGCACGCCGCTGACGCCCGCAGGAGCGCCCTGCTCCGGCGAGATGCCGGTGTCTTGGGCAATATCGTTTTCAGCCACCGGATCATTGATGCTGAAACCCAAGTTGTCGCGGTTAAAGCCGCGTGCTTCTAAGGTTTGCAGAGCTGACTTGGCCTGTGCAGGTTCACTAAAGAGGGCAACGACGCTTTCCATAGAGGAGTTTTATCACGCCCAGCGGGTCAAAGGCGAGGGTCAAAGCGGCAGTGGGGGCGTAGAAACGCATCGAAGGTGTGAATGCCTCAAGCGAGCAATACCGTCAAGGCTTAAAAGTCACCAAAACCAGCGACATTCAGCATGAGGAGCACGTCGGCTCGGTGCTGAGCATGTGCGCCAATCAGGTGATCTGGCAAGGGTTCGAGATATAACGGCGCTTCGTCCCAGATGAAATAGATCGTCGCAGGACGCGTCAGGCCTATTTTGTCTGTGCCAGACGAATGCAATGAAACAAAGCGGCACCCACTATATTTTTATTCACTCCCACTCGATCGTCGCGGGCGGCTTGCCAGTGATGTCGTAAACCACCCGGTTAACCTCATGCACCTGGTTGACGATGCGGCTGCTCATGGCGGCCAGAAAGTCATACGGCAGCCGCGCCCACTCGGCGGTCATAAAGTCGCCGGTGGTCACGGCCCGCAGAGCGACGGTGTAGCTGTAAGTCCGCTCGTCGCCCATTACGCCGACACTCTGAATCGGCGTCAGCACCGCCAGCGCCTGCGAGCAGGTGTCGTAGAGGCCAAACTCGCGCAGACCCGAAATGAAAATGTCGTCCACCCGCTTGAGAATATCCAGCTTCTCGGGCGTCACCTCACCCAGAATACGAATGCCGAGGCCAGGGCCGGGAAAAGGATGGCGCATCCGCACGGGGTCAGGCAGGCCCAGCAGGGCGGCAATCTCGCGCACCTCGTCTTTAAATAAGGTGCGGAACGGCTCGACCAGCTTGAAGGCCAGATCGTCCGGTAGGCCGCCGACGTTGTGATGGCTCTTGATGTTGGCCGCGCCGGATTTGTCGCTGCTCAGCCCGCCCGCCGACTCGATCACGTCCGGGTAGAGGGTGCCCTGCGCCAGAAAATCAAACGGGCCGTACTCGCGGGCCTCACGTTCGAAGGCCCGGATAAACTCGCGGCCGATGATCTTGCGCTTTTGTTCAGGGTCAGACACGCCTGCCAGAGCGCCCAGAAATTCCTTTGTGGCGTCCACCGTCACCAGATGCACCCCCAGCGGCGTCAGGGCGGCTTCTACCTGTTCGCGCTCACCGAGGCGCAGCAGGCCGTGATCGATAAAGACGGCCGTCAACTTATCGCCGATGGCGCGGGCCAGCAGCAGACCCAGCGTAGAGCTGTCCACCCCGCCGGAAATGGCGAGCAGCACCCGCCCGTCTCCGACTTGAGCCTGCACTCCAGCGATCAGGTCTTCGACGATGTGCTGGGCCGTCCAGTCGCGGGACGCGCCGCAGATGGTCAGAAAGTTGGCGAGGAGTTGCCCACCTTTGGGGGTATGCACCACTTCAGGGTGAAACTGCACGCCGTAGCGGCGGGTCACGCTGTTCTCGATGGCGGTGACAGGCGTGTCCTCCGTTTCGGCCACCACTTCGTAGCCCTGCGGCAACTGGGTCACACTGTCGGAGTGGCTCATCCAGGCCACGAACTCGCCCTGAATCCCCTCGAAGAGTTGCCCGCCGTAGCGCGTCAGATCGGCCTTGCCGTACTCGCGCTTGCCTGCCCGCTTGACTTCGCCGCCGACTTGGTGGGCAAGGTACTGCATGCCGTAACAGACGCCCAGAATGGGAATATCAAGGTCAAGCACGCCTTCGGCAGGGCGCGGGGCGGCTTCGTCATAGACGCTGCTGGGGCCACCCGAGAGCACCAAGCCGGCAGGATTTTCTTGTTGGATACGCTCTAGCGAAGCGTTCCCGGGCAAAAT contains:
- the guaA gene encoding glutamine-hydrolyzing GMP synthase; the protein is MSIVILDFGSQYTRLIARRFRELGTYSVILPGNASLERIQQENPAGLVLSGGPSSVYDEAAPRPAEGVLDLDIPILGVCYGMQYLAHQVGGEVKRAGKREYGKADLTRYGGQLFEGIQGEFVAWMSHSDSVTQLPQGYEVVAETEDTPVTAIENSVTRRYGVQFHPEVVHTPKGGQLLANFLTICGASRDWTAQHIVEDLIAGVQAQVGDGRVLLAISGGVDSSTLGLLLARAIGDKLTAVFIDHGLLRLGEREQVEAALTPLGVHLVTVDATKEFLGALAGVSDPEQKRKIIGREFIRAFEREAREYGPFDFLAQGTLYPDVIESAGGLSSDKSGAANIKSHHNVGGLPDDLAFKLVEPFRTLFKDEVREIAALLGLPDPVRMRHPFPGPGLGIRILGEVTPEKLDILKRVDDIFISGLREFGLYDTCSQALAVLTPIQSVGVMGDERTYSYTVALRAVTTGDFMTAEWARLPYDFLAAMSSRIVNQVHEVNRVVYDITGKPPATIEWE
- a CDS encoding MFS transporter, which encodes MITGTPELAPPRGWRTFLTLWASQSLSLLATNVAWFAITIYFTTVVYAADSQRPQLALMVGALGLLTSGPQIVLAPLAGSLTDRYSRRSIMLICDSVSALVALMVTLVVWSGSLNVPLLLLGVLLGRVAAVFHESAFEASYAMLLPESQLARANGLMQTSYSAGAILAPALAALIIAFPQHLSGGLWGLGNGTGLVMVLDTLSFVVAALVLFWLHIPSPQERPAPGAKTDFRADFKLGWHYISRRRPMLLLVLLVGVTNFALAGVNLYETLLARFNLDADFVQRGLSFESGYAIMTTVTGVGTLLGGLIISSWGGLKRNRIFGLLIPLLVQSLAVLTMGLSRSLPLTCAALLIFGLSYPLGGAHSAAIWMSQVPRELQGRVFSVRRVVGQSSIPLGVVVFSVLSARFVPGPVVVVFGVVAVLAIVSALLGKQVRRVEDKTYLDELAAQAR
- a CDS encoding glycoside hydrolase family 108 protein, which translates into the protein MNGFNEAFEIVIGHEGGLSLDPRDRGNWSDGAFGQKGGILKGTKYGVAAHAYPTLDIRNLTLADARAIYKQNYWDRAACDHLPAPLALVVFDTAINSGVSRALGFLAQTKDWRRYLDLRLQFLQSLSSWKTFGRGWTRRVDTLRTQAQQWQDAAATPITRPSAPAPPVLYLYSQNRDPNGTLRPDWTSIAVDAEGRVLLGADKRPRTVYMPPELAAAKGLK